The DNA window GAAGCGGGAACGTACCTGAGAACTCTTCGGCAGGTGCTCCAGTATCTCGACGTGAGCGACGTGAGCATGGAGGAAGGGAGCCTCCGTGTCGACGCGAATGTCAGCGCCCGCAGAAAAGGAGAGACACGCCTCGGCACGAAAACCGAGGTCAAGAACATGAATTCGTTTTCCGGTGTAGAGCGCGCGCTCACGTTCGAGTTCGCGAGGCAGTGTGAGCTGCTCGACCGCGGAGAGCGGGTGAGCCAGCAGACGCTTCTCTGGGATGCCGCAAAAGGTGAAGCGCGAATCAGCCGCAGCAAGGAAGAGAGCCACGACTACCGGTATTTCCCCGAGCCGGACCTCGGACCACTCATCCTCGACAGGGAATGGATCTCTTCCATCAAGGCGAGCATCCCCGAGCTTCCTCCTGCGCGAAAGAAACGCATCGCGGCGGATTTCAAGCTCACGCCGGAGGAGATCGACCAGCTTACAGCGCACCCGGTTGTGGCTGAGTACTTCGAGACCGTTGCGCGGGCGACCGGTGATGGGAAGGCGGCGGCGAACTGGGTCATGGGGGAGGTTCAGGCGGCGCTCAACGCAGGCTCTGGTGATCTATCGGAGTTCTCGGTGAGGCCGGCGGATCTGGCTCAGCTGATCAACATGATACGGGACGGCCTGGTGAGCCACGCGGCGGCGAAGCGTGTCTTTGCCGCAATGGTCGAGAGCGGCCAGCCGCCTGCGCAAATCGCGCACGAGCAGGGGCTGCTCAAGGTTGGCGATGATGCCGCACTCGCGGGATGGATCGATGAGGTCCTGGCCGAGCACCCCGAGGAGTCCGGGCGCTATCTCGCGGGAGAGCGGAAGCTTCAGGGCGTGCTGGTGGGATTTGTCATGAAGAAATCGGGCGGACGCGCCGATCCGAAGCGGGTGAATCAGCTATTGGCGTCGCGCGCAGGCGGGGGATAGAGCGGCTCGGCAAGCTGCTTCGCGTAGGCGAGCTGTGAGCTTGGCAGCCCGAAATGGGTTGTGGCTTCTCTGGCAATCTCATCGTCGTCACCTCCTCGTCTGAGCGCCGCGCGCCGCACGCGCTTCGCGGCTCTTAGTGCCCGCGTACCCGCGGGGTCGAGAGCGTAAGGCTCCGCGCGCTCGAAATGGTTCAGGAGATCGATGATGTAGTCGTACGCCCTGGTCATGTACAACGAGACATCCTGCTCGCGCAGATCCCATCTGCTCTTTTCCGAAACCATGTGGAAGATTCGCTGCCATGATTCCGTGTCTGCCACATAGACCATTCCGCGAAAGATTCGGCGGTTGGTGGGTGTGCTGAAGATGGTCGGACTCAGGATGCGATCGAGGTGCTCGTCAGAGGCGGAATGATCGCGCAGTATCACCTCGCGCGCGCGGCGACTGTAACGCTCGCCGATGTGCGTGTCGAACCGGCTTTCCCAGTAGCTGTGGCCCAGGGCAGTAGTAGTGGAGGTTATCGCCAGCTGGTGCGGGACGAAATAGTTGTGGGCGACTACGTCTGCGGCCAGGTGCGACAGGTATCCGAGCCCGAACGCGCGCATTCGATCCGCCCGTGCGTGCCCGAATATCTCGAGCCCGACATTCCACGAGTGGCAGTGCCTTCCGGCGGCGGCGTACTTCTTGGCCATGCTGGTGTCAGCCGCAATGTTGCCGTAAAGAAAATCATGCGGAAACGCGGCGATGAGCTCGGCGACCGACGCAGGCAGGAGCGTGAGCGAGCGCATGACTGCTTCGCCGAGGAAGATGTGAGTGCCCGGCGTCCATGCATAAGCCGCGGTGGGCGTCGCGGCGAGTAACACTATCGCGACGCAGAGAGCGGCGAGCAGGAAGACGAGCGGCTGTCTCATGGACAGCCGCTCCATCTCGCTAGATCCCGATCCGTTTTCGTTGGCGGCGTACGGCTTTCCGCAGATCCGTCATCTCTTCGCGGACGACATTGTTGATCGCTTCCCGTGCAGAGTCGACGTACTCGCGCACGGAGTCGGTAACGTCGTCCAGCGGAAGGTCGTCGATGAGCTCGGCACCCCGGTCGCGTGCCACGCGAAAGCCGCGAGCGGTACGCTTGCCGGCCCATCGTGCGCCTTCGCGCCCGTGCTCGGCCATCCATCGTGCTCCGGGCGCGGCCTGCTCGCCCGCCCAGCGTGCGCCTTCGAGCCCCGCGATTCCCGCGTAGCGCGCGCCGCGCCCCGCAGCGCCAATCATCGGGGCAATCGGACGCCGGCCGCTCGGGCCCGTTCGAAAGAGGAGTGTCACTGCCGCGCCGACTGCTGCGCCGATAAGCGCCGCAGTCAGAAGATCGAACTGCTGCTCGCGATCCTCGTCATCCGAGTTGTTCGTCGCGGGGGCGGACGCGCGGGCGCGGCTTCTCCCACCCTGGCTCGCCTTCAAGGTATCTGCCATCTAACGACTCCTCCTTTTCGAATGCTTCATGAATTCCAGTGCGCACGCCGCGCAATGTAGATGCGGTCGAGACGAACGCCGATTCCGCTTCCTCCTGAACAACCGCGAGCAGGGCATTCAGCTCCTGAATGCGCTCCTCGGCGAGCTCCACCGACGCCATCAGCCGTTGATTCGCCGATGCGACGGTCTGGCTGACCTTCTGGACGTCTACGCGAACCGACGTGCTGATGTAATTCACGTTGTCCGCGATGGTGCTCGCATGCCGCATGATCGGGTTGATGTCTCCGTAGATCCGGTCGAGCATGTCGCTGATCTTCGCATAGCTCTTTCTGAAGTTCCACGCCGCCGGAACAAGGGCGACAGCAAGCACGAGAAGGGCGATCGACGCGAGCCCGCTCGCGTAGGTGGTGATCTTCGCGAAAAGTCCCGGGTCGACCTCCACCTGCTTGGTGACGATCGTATCGGGAAGAGCCTGGGCGACCTGCATCAGCCAAGCCGATCCCGTAGTCAGCCATGCGCTCATGTGTCGGTTTTGTGCAAGGGTAGGGCCATGCTCTGCTCGCTCCGAGCAGCAGCGGTACAAACAGTGCTGCTAGCGATATATTAGCGCAACCGCCAGGGCTCAATGGCTCGATGCAGCTTACTTGTCCGCGCGGACCAGTTTTCCCCCCAGCTCCATCGCAAGAGACTCAATGCCGGCAGTCCAGTACATCGTCGAGGGTAGTCGTACCCTCCAGGGTACGATTCGTCCCTCGGGGAACAAGAACGCCGCTCTGCCAATCGTGGCCGCGGCGCTGCTCTCGGAAAATGTCGTTCGACTCGACAACATTCCTCATATCCGCGACATCGAGACTCTGATCCAGCTCATCCGCTCGGTGGGGGTGCAGGTGGACTGGAGCGCGCCGAACTCGCTCAGTATCCAGGCGACCGAAGTTCACGCCCGAGACCTCGACCCGGAGCTTTGCGCCAAGATCCGAGCGTCGATATTGCTAGCGGCGCCGCTCCTGGCGCGTTGTGGAGAGATCACACTGCCTCCTCCGGGCGGCGACGTCATCGGCCGCCGCCGTCTGGACACTCACTTTCTTGCCCTGGAGCAGCTCGGCGCGAAGATGACCTTCGAGAAGGGCCTCGTGCGCCTGAGCGTCTCGGGCTTTGTCGGCGCCGACGTCTTTCTCGATGAGCCCAGTGTAACCGCGACCGAGAACGCTCTCGTCGCAGCATCGGCGGCGAGGGGAAAGACAATCCTTCGCAACGCCGCGAGTGAGCCTCACGTTCAGGACCTCGCGCATTTTCTTGTTTCGCTGGGCTCACGAATCGAAGGCATAGGCACGAACACGATGACGATCGAGGGCGGAAGGCCGCTCGGCCGTGAAGAGATCCAGCACACAATAGGGCCCGATCACATCGAGGTTGGCTCGTTCATTGGACTCGCGGCAACTACGCGGTCCGAATTGAGGATCGAGGCCGCCGGCATCGAGCATCTGCGCTCCACTCGAATGGGCTTTGCACGCCTGGGGATCGAGTGCGTGGAGGACGGCGACGATCTCATCGTCCCGGCAAAGCAGCGGCGGAAGATTCAGGCCGACCTCGGCGATCACGTGCCGAAGCTCGAGGATCAGCCATGGCCGGCGTTCCCCGCCGACACGATGTCCATTGCGATCGTCACTGCGACGCAGTGTGAAGGACTGA is part of the Gemmatimonadaceae bacterium genome and encodes:
- the gatB gene encoding Asp-tRNA(Asn)/Glu-tRNA(Gln) amidotransferase subunit GatB, with the protein product MSSDMYEMVVGLEVHVQLKTSSKAFCGCSTDFGASPNANTCPVCLALPGALPVLNAEAVTLATRAAVALGCKINETSIFARKNYFYPDLPKGFQISQYDCPLATGGGLAITAADGEEKVIGITRLHMEEDAGKSIHDRYPGITAIDLNRAGVPLVEIVSEPDISSAAEAGTYLRTLRQVLQYLDVSDVSMEEGSLRVDANVSARRKGETRLGTKTEVKNMNSFSGVERALTFEFARQCELLDRGERVSQQTLLWDAAKGEARISRSKEESHDYRYFPEPDLGPLILDREWISSIKASIPELPPARKKRIAADFKLTPEEIDQLTAHPVVAEYFETVARATGDGKAAANWVMGEVQAALNAGSGDLSEFSVRPADLAQLINMIRDGLVSHAAAKRVFAAMVESGQPPAQIAHEQGLLKVGDDAALAGWIDEVLAEHPEESGRYLAGERKLQGVLVGFVMKKSGGRADPKRVNQLLASRAGGG
- a CDS encoding zinc dependent phospholipase C family protein, whose amino-acid sequence is MRQPLVFLLAALCVAIVLLAATPTAAYAWTPGTHIFLGEAVMRSLTLLPASVAELIAAFPHDFLYGNIAADTSMAKKYAAAGRHCHSWNVGLEIFGHARADRMRAFGLGYLSHLAADVVAHNYFVPHQLAITSTTTALGHSYWESRFDTHIGERYSRRAREVILRDHSASDEHLDRILSPTIFSTPTNRRIFRGMVYVADTESWQRIFHMVSEKSRWDLREQDVSLYMTRAYDYIIDLLNHFERAEPYALDPAGTRALRAAKRVRRAALRRGGDDDEIAREATTHFGLPSSQLAYAKQLAEPLYPPPARDANS
- the murA gene encoding UDP-N-acetylglucosamine 1-carboxyvinyltransferase, whose amino-acid sequence is MPAVQYIVEGSRTLQGTIRPSGNKNAALPIVAAALLSENVVRLDNIPHIRDIETLIQLIRSVGVQVDWSAPNSLSIQATEVHARDLDPELCAKIRASILLAAPLLARCGEITLPPPGGDVIGRRRLDTHFLALEQLGAKMTFEKGLVRLSVSGFVGADVFLDEPSVTATENALVAASAARGKTILRNAASEPHVQDLAHFLVSLGSRIEGIGTNTMTIEGGRPLGREEIQHTIGPDHIEVGSFIGLAATTRSELRIEAAGIEHLRSTRMGFARLGIECVEDGDDLIVPAKQRRKIQADLGDHVPKLEDQPWPAFPADTMSIAIVTATQCEGLIMMHEKMFESRLFFVDKLITMGAKIVLCDPHRALVAGPSALRGATLDSPDIRAGMALLIAALGAEGQSVINNVGQIERGYERIDERLVALGAGVRRVDDRRK